In Procambarus clarkii isolate CNS0578487 chromosome 53, FALCON_Pclarkii_2.0, whole genome shotgun sequence, the following proteins share a genomic window:
- the LOC138352433 gene encoding collagen alpha-1(XI) chain-like: MGGDPQKLNDSSLIELGERKEGEEEEEEGEEEEEEEEEEEETQTPASVFRNTKFILHPKERRPPRRDPASEEGPGLRGGTRPPRRDPASEEGPGLRGGTRPPRRDPASEEVPGLRGGARPPRRDPASEEGPGLRGVTRPPRRYPASEEGPGLRGGTRPPRRGPASEEGPGLRGGARPPRRGPASEEGPGLRGGTRPPRSDPASEEVPGLRGGTRPPRRDPASEEGPGLRGGTRPPRRGPASEEGPGLRGGARPPRRDPASEE, from the exons AACtaggtgagaggaaggagggggaggaggaggaggaggagggggaggaggaggaggaggaggaggaggaggaggaggagacccagacTCCAGCATCAGTATTCAGAAACACGAAGTTCATTCTCCACCCCAAAG AACGGCGGCCTCCGAGGAGGGACCCGGCCTCCGAGGAGGGACCCGGCCTCCGAGGAGGGACCCGGCCTCCGAGGAGGGACCCGGCCTCCGAGGAGGGGCCCGGCCTCCGAGGAGGTACCCGGCCTCCGAGGAGGGACCCGGCCTCCGAGGAGGTACCCGGCCTCCGAGGAGGGGCCCGGCCTCCGAGGAGGGACCCGGCCTCCGAGGAGGGACCCGGCCTCCGAGGAGTGACCCGGCCTCCGAGGAGGTACCCGGCCTCCGAGGAGGGACCCGGCCTCCGAGGAGGGACCCGGCCTCCGAGGAGGGGCCCGGCCTCCGAGGAGGGGCCCGGCCTCCGAGGAGGGGCCCGGCCTCCGAGGAGGGGCCCGGCCTCCGAGGAGGGGCCCGGCCTCCGAGGAGGGACCCGGCCTCCGAGGAGTGACCCGGCCTCCGAGGAGGTACCCGGCCTCCGAGGAGGGACCCGGCCTCCGAGGAGGGACCCGGCCTCCGAGGAGGGGCCCGGCCTCCGAGGAGGGACCCGGCCTCCGAGGAGGGGCCCGGCCTCCGAGGAGGGGCCCGGCCTCCGAGGAGGGGCCCGGCCTCCGAGGAGGGACCCGGCCTCCGAGGAGTGA
- the LOC123767202 gene encoding uncharacterized protein, which produces MKLSNEGWIRQLLTNDSYNDPSESPKHRRSQAVTSRTGPSSLDTSSTGPSSLDTSSTGPSSLDTSSTGPSSLDTSSTGPSSLDTSSTGPSSLDTSSTGPSSLDTSSTGPSSLDTSSTGPSSLDTSSTGPSSLDTSSTGPNSLDTSSTGHSSLDTSSTGPSSLDTSSTGPSSLDTSSTGPSSLDTSSTGPSSLDTSSTGPSSLDTSSTSPSSLDTSSTGPSSLDTSSTGPSSLDTSSTDPSSHDTSSTGPSSLDTSSTGPSSLDTSSTGPSSLDTSSTGPSSLDTSSTGPSSLDTSSTSPSSLDTSSTSPSSLDTSSTGPSSRQ; this is translated from the exons ATGAAGCTCTCTAACGAGGGCTGGATCCGCCAATTGCTCACTAATGACAGCTATAACGACCCGAGTGAGAGCCCCAAACACCGCAGGTCACAAGCGGTGACCTCTCG TACTGGTCCCAGTAGTCTTGACACCTCCAGTACTGGTCCCAGTAGCCTTGACACCTCCAGTACTGGTCCCAGTAGCCTTGACACCTCCAGTACTGGTCCCAGTAGCCTTGACACCTCCAGTACTGGTCCCAGTAGCCTTGACACCTCCAGTACTGGTCCCAGTAGCCTTGACACCTCCAGCACTGGTCCCAGTAGCCTTGACACCTCCAGTACTGGTCCCAGTAGCCTTGACACCTCCAGTACTGGTCCCAGTAGCCTAGACACCTCCAGTACTGGTCCCAGTAGCCTTGACACCTCCAGTACTGGTCCCAATAGCCTTGACACCTCCAGTACTGGTCACAGTAGCCTTGACACCTCCAGTACTGGTCCCAGTAGTCTTGACACCTCCAGTACTGGTCCCAGTAGCCTTGACACCTCCAGTACTGGTCCCAGTAGCCTTGACACCTCCAGTACTGGTCCCAGTAGTCTTGACACCTCCAGTACTGGTCCCAGTAGCCTTGACACCTCCAGTACTAGTCCCAGTAGCCTTGACACCTCCAGTACTGGTCCCAGTAGCCTTGACACCTCCAGTACTGGTCCCAGTAGTCTTGACACCTCCAGTACTGATCCCAGTAGCCATGACACCTCCAGTACTGGTCCCAGTAGCCTTGACACCTCCAGTACTGGTCCCAGTAGCCTTGACACCTCCAGTACTGGTCCCAGTAGCCTTGACACCTCCAGTACTGGTCCCAGTAGTCTTGACACCTCCAGTACTGGTCCCAGTAGCCTTGACACCTCCAGTACTAGTCCCAGTAGCCTTGACACCTCCAGTACTAGTCCCAGTAGCCTTGACACCTCCAGTACTGGTCCCAGTAGCCGTCAgtaa